A DNA window from Christiangramia salexigens contains the following coding sequences:
- a CDS encoding class I SAM-dependent methyltransferase: protein MSRIFKLALNTIPRPILIRSSYLVRPFLKLYLKGNRYTDPIDGSSFKRFLPYGYENQRGNVLSPSTLSLERHRLLWLYLKNETGFFKKPLKVLHFAPEQAFYKRFRKLSNLDYTTTDLNSPLADVKADICNLPFEEESFDFILCNHVLEHIPDDKKAMQELYRILRPGGMAILQIPQDLEREETFQDDSITDPKQRAEIFGQYDHVRVYGRDYFDKLRNIGFKVEEVDYTSTLDEKLIDRYRLAKGEIIPVCSK from the coding sequence ATGAGTAGAATTTTTAAGCTGGCCTTAAACACAATACCAAGGCCTATTCTAATAAGATCGAGCTATCTGGTTAGGCCATTTTTAAAATTATATCTCAAAGGTAACCGATATACCGATCCCATTGATGGGAGCAGTTTTAAACGTTTTCTGCCGTATGGATATGAAAATCAAAGGGGAAATGTTCTTTCCCCTTCTACCCTTTCGCTGGAAAGGCATAGACTCCTATGGCTTTATTTGAAAAACGAGACCGGTTTCTTTAAGAAACCACTAAAAGTGCTTCACTTTGCCCCCGAACAAGCATTTTATAAGCGGTTTCGGAAGCTTTCTAATCTGGACTATACCACAACAGATCTTAATTCTCCTTTAGCAGATGTAAAAGCAGATATCTGCAATCTGCCATTTGAAGAGGAGAGCTTTGATTTTATTTTATGCAATCATGTTCTGGAACATATTCCAGACGACAAAAAAGCCATGCAGGAACTTTACAGAATCCTGAGACCGGGAGGAATGGCTATTTTGCAAATCCCGCAAGATCTAGAACGTGAAGAAACCTTTCAGGATGATTCCATCACAGACCCTAAGCAGCGAGCAGAAATCTTTGGCCAGTATGACCATGTAAGGGTATATGGAAGAGATTATTTTGATAAACTCAGAAATATAGGATTCAAGGTTGAAGAGGTTGATTATACTTCAACACTAGACGAGAAACTCATAGACAGATACAGACTGGCAAAAGGAGAGATCATCCCCGTTTGCAGTAAATAA
- a CDS encoding FAD:protein FMN transferase, translated as MKRLFVIATGLFLLLGCRDQGPKEIFLSGEALGTTYNIKYFSEEPIRFEEALDSIIENVNASMSTYIPDSDISRINDGDTSVVVDENFIRVFQASDKIYKESQGVFDPTVGVLVNAYGFGPDKALKELDSLKLDSLKRLVGFDNIRLTTDQKIQKSSPAVYLDFNAIAKGFTIDLLGEYLEAKKVDNYLIELGGELRARGINLEKDSTWIVGIDDPAQSNTERSLKAILKLENMAMATSGNYRKFRIDSVTGEKFVHTINPISGKAVRSNLLSASVLADNCMLADGYATAFMALGLNRSKEMLSRVEGVEVYLIYSNENGEIEIYSSPGFQKQIIE; from the coding sequence ATGAAAAGATTATTCGTAATAGCTACAGGTTTATTTCTCCTGCTGGGCTGTAGAGACCAGGGTCCAAAGGAAATATTTTTGAGTGGAGAAGCTCTGGGGACTACATATAACATTAAATACTTTTCTGAAGAACCTATCAGATTTGAAGAAGCTCTGGATAGTATCATAGAAAATGTGAACGCTTCCATGAGTACATATATTCCCGATTCCGATATTTCCCGAATTAATGATGGTGATACAAGTGTTGTCGTTGATGAGAACTTCATAAGAGTTTTTCAAGCTTCAGATAAAATTTATAAGGAGAGTCAAGGTGTATTTGATCCAACGGTTGGAGTACTTGTTAATGCTTATGGTTTTGGGCCCGATAAAGCTCTCAAGGAGCTTGATAGCCTAAAGCTTGATTCTCTGAAGAGACTTGTGGGTTTTGATAATATAAGGTTAACCACAGATCAAAAAATTCAGAAATCCAGTCCTGCTGTCTATCTTGATTTTAATGCAATTGCAAAGGGATTCACCATAGACTTGCTTGGAGAATATCTGGAAGCAAAGAAAGTTGATAATTACCTCATTGAGTTAGGAGGTGAATTAAGAGCCAGAGGTATTAACCTGGAGAAAGATTCTACCTGGATAGTGGGAATAGATGATCCTGCTCAATCCAATACAGAACGATCTCTTAAAGCGATTCTGAAGCTTGAGAATATGGCCATGGCAACTTCAGGAAATTACCGCAAATTCAGAATCGATTCGGTAACCGGTGAAAAATTTGTCCATACGATCAATCCAATTTCTGGGAAAGCGGTAAGGAGTAATTTACTAAGCGCTTCTGTATTGGCTGATAATTGTATGCTGGCAGATGGTTATGCTACGGCATTTATGGCCTTAGGTCTTAACAGATCCAAAGAAATGCTGAGCAGAGTAGAAGGCGTTGAAGTCTATTTGATCTATTCCAATGAGAATGGAGAGATAGAGATCTATTCCAGCCCCGGATTTCAAAAACAGATTATTGAGTAA
- a CDS encoding Na(+)-translocating NADH-quinone reductase subunit F produces the protein MPKLNQQELHNLAMNIVGKDLEDKGYEFLGVNSELKKDPQFVALKDKKLHFVIVRAIEYPVNPNDVDMVFMESIKTHAAKFNARTFYAGVGLANSKDYEKPITSDEDYIVNYSGWQEI, from the coding sequence ATGCCGAAATTAAATCAACAGGAATTACATAATCTCGCGATGAATATTGTGGGGAAGGATCTCGAGGATAAAGGCTACGAATTCCTTGGTGTAAATAGTGAGCTTAAAAAGGATCCGCAATTCGTGGCTTTAAAGGATAAGAAACTTCATTTTGTGATCGTTCGAGCTATAGAGTATCCGGTTAACCCAAATGATGTGGATATGGTCTTTATGGAGAGCATTAAGACCCATGCGGCCAAATTTAACGCCCGTACCTTTTATGCCGGTGTTGGACTGGCAAATTCCAAAGATTATGAAAAGCCAATTACCAGCGACGAGGATTATATCGTTAATTATTCCGGTTGGCAGGAAATATGA